A stretch of Gallus gallus isolate bGalGal1 chromosome 2, bGalGal1.mat.broiler.GRCg7b, whole genome shotgun sequence DNA encodes these proteins:
- the LOC124417712 gene encoding E3 ubiquitin-protein ligase Topors-like isoform X1: protein MAAEQAWMCPICRDGRKDVAYAVPCCHQFCLGCILRWAKQNNSCPLCRTVMSVIRVAEWDNDEELDFIISPPAQPVPACFQAGVTPGYSPHSYSPSPSLSPLPSPLPFLPLPEEQEDEAAPGYSPHSYSPSPSLSPLPSPLPFLPLPEEQEGEEEEQQDAQEADEEHVADTEEQWAEEAEEQQAEEADKEEAEEADDVPTVGGLLPEVWAALFRQHRQILDPVLPWLLQQLTVIFGAQWWPTLSTESIILNALCSFGLDSEALVQEVWPILEDRAEALIHGLISTVVWQCAEEAHRQLGLQDANVSREQQDSPVAAPSPAASPQVTLSSRPASPNTQDLPSTPEAVLPGCPSHCPTAHILREPEEPHEEMEQGIASGPSAQASSSSAPGRSPAGAQRPPKRRADSDGDPDQPCKRLHWRRH from the coding sequence ATGGCAGCCGAGCAGGCATGGATGTGTCCCATCTGCCGTGATGGGCGAAAGGACGTGGCCTACGCGGTACCTTGCTGCCACCAGTTCTGTCTGGGCTGCATCCTGCGGTGGGCCAAGCAGAACAACAGCTGCCCGCTCTGCAGGACGGTCATGTCTGTCATCAGGGTCGCTGAGTGGGACAACGACGAGGAGCTGGATTTCATTATCTcgcccccagcacagcctgtaCCCGCCTGCTTCCAGGCAGGCGTTACTCCTGGCTACAGCCCTCACAGCTATTCGCCATCTCCCTCACTGTCCCCTTTACCATCCCCTCTGCCCTTTCTGCCTCTGCCAGAGGAGCAGGAAGATGAAGCTGCTCCTGGCTACAGCCCTCACAGCTATTCACCATCTCCTTCACTGTCCCCTTTACCATCCCCTCTGCCCTTTCTGCCACTGCcagaggagcaggagggtgAAGAGGAAGAACAGCAGGATGCTCAGGAGGCAGATGAAGAGCATGTTGCGGACACAGAGGAGCAGTGggcagaggaggcagaggagcagcaggccGAGGAGGCAGACaaagaggaggcagaggaggcagATGATGTGCCTACAGTGGGAGGTCTCCTGCCTGAGGTCTGGGCTGCTCTATTCAGGCAGCACCGGCAGATCCTGGAccctgtgctgccctggctACTGCAACAGCTGACAGTCATCTTTGGGGCACAGTGGTGGCCGACACTGTCTACAGAGAGCATCATCCTGAATGCTCTGTGCAGCTTCGGGCTGGACAGCGAGGCCCTGGTCCAAGAGGTGTGGCCTATCCTGGAGGACAGAGCAGAGGCACTCATCCACGGACTCATCAGCACTGTTGTGTGGCAGTGCGCTGAGGAGGCCCATAGGCAGCTGGGCCTCCAGGATGCCAATGTgtccagggagcagcaggacagcCCTGTGGCCGCTCCTAGCCCCGCAGCCTCCCCACAAGTCACCCTCAGCTCGCGGCCTGCAAGTCCCAACACACAGGACCTGCCCAGCACACCAGAGGCCGTCCTTCCTGGCTGCCCCAGTCACTGCCCCACTGCACACATCCTGAGGGAACCGGAGGAGCCCCACGAGGAGATGGAGCAGGGCATCGCATCAGGTCCTTCTGCTCaggccagcagctcctctgctcctggCCGCTCGCCTGCTGGGGCCCAGCGGCCCCCCAAGAGAAGGGCTGACAGTGACGGTGACCCAGACCAGCCCTGCAAGAGGCTGCACTGGCGTCGGCACTAG
- the EIF1B gene encoding eukaryotic translation initiation factor 1b, which translates to MSSIQNLQSFDPFADATKGDDLLPAGTEDYIHIRIQQRNGRKTLTTVQGIADDYDKKKLVKAFKKKFACNGTVIEHPEYGEVIQLQGDQRKNICQFLLEIGIVKEEQLKVHGF; encoded by the exons ATGTCATCTATCCAGAATCTCCAATCCTTCG aCCCCTTTGCTGATGCTACAAAGGGTGACGACTTACTCCCGGCAGGGACTGAGGATTACATTCATATAAGGATCCAACAGCGAAACGGAAGAAAGACTCTAACCACCGTTCAGGGAATTGCAGATGACTATGACAAGAAGAAACTTGTGAAAGCCTTCAAAAAG AAATTTGCTTGTAATGGCACTGTGATTGAGCATCCTGAATACGGCGAAGTTATCCAGCTTCAAGGTGACCAGAGGAAGAACATTTGCCAATTCCTCTTGGAG ATTGGCATTGTCAAGGAAGAACAACTGAAGGTTCATGGTTTCTAA